The following coding sequences are from one Nilaparvata lugens isolate BPH chromosome 6, ASM1435652v1, whole genome shotgun sequence window:
- the LOC111056913 gene encoding tRNA-dihydrouridine(47) synthase [NAD(P)(+)]-like, producing MGCPIDLVYQQGGGCGLMRREKVLYSVVECMNDVLDIPLTIKMRTGVYSDKNTAHKLISGLCDRGVSLITVHGRSREQRYTRSADWNYIETCAALAGQTPLFGNGDILSYQDYVEARENCPSISGVMIGRGALIKPWIFTEIKEQRIWDISSSERFDIMRKYVNYGLHHWGSDTKGVENTRRFLLEWLSFLYRYIPVGLLERPPQKVNQRPPFYRGRDDLETLMASPNSDDWVKISEMLLGPVPDGFTFLPKHKANSWK from the exons ATGGGCTGTCCGATTGATCTAGTCTATCAACAG GGAGGTGGATGTGGCCTTATGAGGAGAGAAAAGGTTCTCTATTCAGTTGTGGAGTGCATGAATGATGTGCTGGATATACCTTTGACTATAAAGATGCGAACGGGAGTGTATAGCGATAAGAATACTGCGCATAAGCTCATAAGCGGTCTTTGTGATCGTGGAGTATCTCTAATAACT GTTCACGGACGCTCGAGAGAGCAACGCTACACGCGCTCTGCTGATTGGAACTATATTGAAACATGTGCTGCGCTAGCTGGACAAACACCACTTTTTGGCAACGGAGATATACTCTCTTACCAGGATTATGTTGAAGCGCGA GAAAATTGTCCTTCTATCTCTGGAGTCATGATTGGCCGTGGTGCTCTGATTAAGCCATGGATTTTCACAGAGATAAAAGAGCAGAGAATCTGGGACATATCAAGCTCAGAACGTTTTGATATTATGAGAAAGTATGTCAACTATGGTCTACATCATTGGGGCAGTGACACAAAG GGTGTGGAAAATACTCGTAGATTCTTATTGGAGTGGTTATCATTTCTGTACCGTTATATTCCTGTTGGTTTACTGGAACGTCCGCCTCAAAAAGTGAACCAGCGACCTCCATTCTACAGGGGGAGGGATGACTTGGAAACTCTCATGGCAAGTCCAAATTCTGATGACTGGGTCAAAATTAG